The Sporosarcina ureae genome includes a region encoding these proteins:
- a CDS encoding ATP-binding cassette domain-containing protein, whose product MTRKVEASNISVSYNEFEALLDINFTLENGKIYGMIGRNGAGKTSLLSVIAAYRKATSGEMKIDGENIFENENAMSQVMFVHQTDYKDHHDTISKYFDLAERYRPTFDRKYAEQLVQLFHLPTNKPLRKLSAGMQSAFNVTIGLASKTPITIFDEAYQGMDAPTREIFYNEVLEEQARNPRIFILSTHLISEMEYLFDEVLIIHQGTLILQEEVDTLLERGYSVTGPTSDVVEVVAGLHVLNEEQLGGTKSMMLYGELTKEKEDEIKRKELEIGNVSLHELFIHLTKEGE is encoded by the coding sequence ATGACTAGAAAAGTAGAGGCAAGTAACATAAGTGTTTCGTATAACGAATTTGAAGCGTTATTAGATATTAACTTCACGTTGGAGAACGGAAAGATTTATGGAATGATCGGGCGCAATGGTGCTGGAAAAACGAGTTTACTATCTGTAATAGCCGCTTATCGGAAGGCAACGAGTGGAGAAATGAAAATAGATGGAGAGAACATATTTGAAAACGAGAATGCAATGTCTCAAGTAATGTTTGTTCATCAAACAGATTACAAAGATCATCATGACACAATCAGTAAATATTTTGATCTAGCCGAGCGCTACCGTCCTACATTTGATCGAAAGTATGCGGAACAATTGGTTCAGCTATTTCACCTCCCAACCAACAAACCATTACGAAAGTTATCGGCAGGTATGCAATCTGCTTTTAATGTAACAATTGGGCTAGCGAGTAAAACGCCCATCACGATTTTTGATGAAGCCTATCAAGGAATGGATGCCCCAACACGTGAAATTTTTTACAATGAAGTTTTAGAAGAGCAAGCACGCAATCCCCGAATTTTCATTTTATCTACCCATTTAATCTCAGAAATGGAATACCTATTTGACGAAGTGCTTATTATTCATCAAGGTACATTAATACTTCAAGAGGAAGTGGACACTCTTTTAGAAAGAGGATATTCTGTTACAGGTCCAACTAGTGATGTAGTAGAAGTGGTCGCCGGACTTCATGTGTTAAATGAAGAACAGCTAGGCGGTACGAAATCGATGATGTTGTACGGAGAATTAACGAAAGAAAAAGAAGACGAAATAAAACGAAAAGAACTAGAAATAGGAAATGTTTCACTTCATGAATTATTTATTCATTTAACAAAGGAGGGAGAGTAA
- a CDS encoding GntR family transcriptional regulator, protein MSKSLDDKKPIYLQIKEMIEDQIINNQLQEHDQIPSTNQLVQFYKINHITVSKGINLLVEEEIIYKKRGVGMFVKEGAKEKLVLKRREGFAEEFVLPMLKEAKKLKLVDHDIVKIMEKLKGSVEDD, encoded by the coding sequence ATGAGTAAATCTTTGGATGATAAAAAGCCTATTTACCTTCAAATAAAAGAAATGATTGAAGATCAAATTATTAATAATCAACTACAAGAACATGATCAAATTCCATCAACAAACCAACTCGTGCAGTTTTATAAAATCAATCACATCACGGTTTCAAAGGGAATTAACCTCCTTGTTGAAGAAGAGATTATTTATAAAAAAAGGGGTGTGGGAATGTTTGTGAAAGAAGGCGCAAAAGAAAAATTGGTACTCAAACGAAGAGAAGGATTCGCTGAGGAATTTGTTTTGCCCATGTTAAAAGAAGCGAAAAAACTCAAGTTAGTAGATCACGATATCGTGAAAATAATGGAAAAGTTGAAAGGGAGTGTAGAGGATGACTAG
- a CDS encoding GntR family transcriptional regulator: MNRTTTVEKELIKAILQGEYVAGSQIETERELAAMYELGRPAIREILQRLSHGGWLTLRKGQRAVVNEYWNRGNITTIVDIIEYFDQVPDAFVLYFLELRIALTPQYVQKAVLYNYPKVVGLLAEIDELSDTAEAFASYDWKLQKELARLSENPLFSLVLNSFEPAYVKMAVKYFESSFRREASLHYYNKLLSFALSADDQQAGTLSRAMMEKSYELWKNQLSPDERIGVKFKLDSIH; the protein is encoded by the coding sequence ATGAATCGAACAACAACTGTTGAAAAAGAACTGATTAAAGCAATTCTTCAAGGAGAATATGTGGCGGGCAGTCAAATCGAAACGGAAAGAGAACTAGCAGCGATGTATGAACTAGGACGGCCCGCTATTCGAGAAATCTTGCAGCGTCTGAGTCACGGAGGCTGGCTGACATTACGAAAAGGACAACGCGCTGTTGTCAATGAATATTGGAACAGAGGCAATATTACAACCATCGTAGATATTATCGAGTACTTTGATCAAGTACCTGATGCATTCGTTCTCTATTTTTTGGAATTGCGTATTGCGTTAACGCCTCAATATGTACAAAAAGCGGTACTGTACAATTATCCTAAAGTAGTAGGATTACTCGCTGAAATAGATGAGTTGTCAGACACGGCGGAAGCTTTTGCATCGTATGATTGGAAACTTCAAAAGGAGTTAGCTAGATTATCCGAGAATCCGCTTTTCTCGCTCGTGTTAAACAGCTTTGAGCCGGCCTACGTGAAAATGGCAGTGAAATACTTTGAAAGCTCATTTCGCCGTGAAGCTTCATTACATTATTATAATAAGTTACTGTCTTTTGCATTATCAGCTGATGATCAACAAGCAGGAACACTTTCCCGGGCAATGATGGAAAAAAGCTATGAACTATGGAAAAACCAATTGTCACCAGACGAAAGAATCGGAGTGAAGTTTAAGCTGGATAGTATACACTAA
- a CDS encoding sterol desaturase family protein, with protein MNTKYVKEFFMFSDIMMMLVLLIPLISYTLLHAFSLSVWVSFIVGMATYAMSEYMIHRFLFHMKTPTHPFLLKTIKRLHFDHHVDPTNLKLLFLPIWFSLPGFSIFTIAFYFITSNFTFTVAYLAGIIVYFMYYEWKHYIAHRPVQPRTEIGKRIKKAHLWHHFKNENYWFGVTHTAIDKTFGTYKDQKAVDKSDTARNLENRT; from the coding sequence ATGAATACAAAATATGTAAAAGAGTTCTTTATGTTTTCGGACATTATGATGATGCTTGTGCTATTGATTCCGCTGATTAGTTATACTCTTTTACACGCATTCTCTCTTAGTGTATGGGTTTCATTTATTGTTGGGATGGCTACTTATGCAATGAGCGAATATATGATTCATAGATTTTTATTCCATATGAAAACGCCAACCCATCCATTTTTATTGAAAACGATTAAGCGTTTACATTTTGATCATCATGTAGATCCAACAAATTTAAAACTGTTGTTTCTGCCAATTTGGTTTAGCTTACCTGGATTTTCCATATTTACGATTGCTTTTTATTTCATTACAAGTAACTTTACATTCACAGTGGCGTATCTAGCAGGCATCATCGTCTATTTCATGTATTATGAATGGAAACATTATATTGCGCACCGCCCCGTTCAACCGCGTACCGAAATAGGAAAACGTATAAAGAAAGCACATCTTTGGCATCATTTTAAAAATGAAAACTACTGGTTTGGGGTTACACATACAGCTATCGACAAAACGTTTGGAACGTATAAAGATCAAAAAGCAGTCGATAAAAGCGATACTGCTAGAAATTTAGAAAATCGTACGTAA
- a CDS encoding DHA2 family efflux MFS transporter permease subunit: MAFTLMFGAFIGLFGETALNMALTNIMADFSINSATAQWLTTGYLLTLGILVPVSSLLIRWFTTKQLLVASLAFSIAGSFLAGLAPSFAVLFIGRVVQAIGTGILLPLMMNVILLIFPIYKRGAVMGVMGLVITTAPAIGPALSGLIVDTLGWSYIFWVSLLFYIGLIVFGLKKIDNVSQITKPAIDIVSIILSTVGFGGVIYSLSTMAENSLTSAYVYLPLLVGFVSLLLFAVRQFKMKQPMINLRVFKYPMFTLGIVLLFIGMFLILSTAILLPLYMRTSLLVSAAVAGLVLLPGSALNALLSPVIGMLSDRFGVKTILPIGFLLTSISSVLFIIIISAETPIWQVVIAFLIFFVGIAMIIMPAQTNGLNELPRELYADGSAVTNTLQQIAGATGTALAITFMIHGENLFLEASPSASSVDVIAAGTKYAFYFIAAFAVTGFIASLFVKRVRV, translated from the coding sequence ATGGCTTTCACTCTAATGTTCGGAGCTTTTATTGGGTTATTCGGTGAGACGGCTTTAAATATGGCTCTTACCAATATTATGGCCGACTTCTCGATTAACTCAGCAACTGCACAGTGGTTGACTACGGGGTATTTATTAACGTTAGGTATTCTCGTTCCTGTGTCGTCTCTTTTAATCCGTTGGTTTACAACGAAACAATTGCTCGTTGCGTCTTTAGCCTTTTCAATAGCCGGTTCATTTTTAGCTGGGCTCGCTCCGAGTTTTGCCGTGTTATTTATAGGTCGTGTCGTGCAAGCGATTGGAACAGGAATATTATTACCATTAATGATGAACGTCATTTTATTGATATTCCCGATCTATAAACGCGGTGCCGTTATGGGCGTCATGGGGCTTGTGATCACGACAGCTCCCGCGATTGGACCTGCACTCTCGGGATTAATCGTCGACACACTCGGTTGGTCATACATTTTCTGGGTCAGCCTTTTATTTTATATAGGATTAATCGTATTTGGTCTCAAAAAAATTGACAATGTCTCACAAATCACGAAACCAGCGATCGATATCGTTTCGATTATATTATCAACGGTCGGGTTTGGTGGGGTTATTTATAGTTTAAGTACTATGGCAGAAAATTCTTTAACGTCTGCATACGTATACCTTCCATTATTAGTCGGTTTCGTTTCTCTACTTTTATTTGCGGTAAGACAGTTCAAGATGAAGCAGCCGATGATCAATTTACGTGTGTTTAAATATCCGATGTTCACGTTAGGGATCGTACTATTGTTCATTGGCATGTTTTTAATCTTATCTACTGCCATTTTGCTGCCCTTGTATATGAGAACGTCTTTGCTCGTCAGCGCAGCAGTAGCGGGACTTGTTTTATTACCAGGCAGCGCGTTGAACGCATTGTTGTCTCCAGTCATAGGTATGCTGTCAGACAGATTCGGCGTCAAAACAATATTACCGATCGGCTTCCTATTAACTTCGATTTCGAGTGTATTGTTCATTATCATTATTTCCGCTGAAACGCCTATTTGGCAAGTAGTCATCGCTTTCTTAATATTCTTCGTAGGGATTGCCATGATTATCATGCCTGCTCAAACGAACGGATTAAATGAATTACCGCGCGAACTCTATGCAGATGGTTCGGCTGTCACGAATACTCTCCAACAAATCGCTGGTGCTACGGGAACAGCTTTGGCGATTACATTCATGATACATGGAGAAAACTTATTTCTAGAAGCTTCTCCTAGTGCTTCGTCTGTTGATGTGATTGCAGCGGGTACGAAATATGCATTTTACTTTATCGCAGCGTTTGCTGTTACAGGATTTATTGCGTCTCTGTTTGTGAAACGTGTTCGTGTGTAA
- a CDS encoding S-layer homology domain-containing protein, with the protein MKKLMQTLLWTAMLFVLSIVFVNSGQASAKEFKDVPKKHPNYAAIQEMEKKGLISGYPDGTFRPNDPISRKHVATLLDQALKLPKAGKKLIYKDVPLSHPYYQPIMNLTQAGIVSGGANQKFNPDAPITRIQMAKILDLAFGFRLTDRPGGFHDLYLDHWGFVHAHVLLENGIAKGDDGIFMPNKRVTRAHYAEFLSRSLKVGVTPVETEKVSKAQVLNLLYRTPAEVEGVMIRGFLANKKFSEIRSQLLPYATARFADIQMKRDYPYVCFACDTSFFPYYVSELSVRLQYSQPSKDKLVVNTILLDSPGPVSGGAFVDYIFKKESGKWKIHDLKYTGIGKRNFELTKDEVKQILRYDYSYQDPAYITIHFVSESTATGTDQKSGEKYTYKKYKFTVQTDQGLDTVVVNSDSGYYEY; encoded by the coding sequence ATGAAAAAACTTATGCAAACGTTGTTGTGGACCGCCATGCTGTTCGTTTTATCCATTGTTTTCGTAAACTCTGGACAGGCATCCGCAAAGGAATTCAAGGACGTACCGAAGAAACATCCGAACTATGCAGCGATCCAAGAGATGGAGAAGAAAGGACTTATTAGCGGGTATCCAGATGGTACATTCCGACCGAATGATCCAATTAGTCGCAAGCATGTTGCGACATTACTTGATCAGGCACTGAAGCTACCAAAAGCAGGAAAGAAGTTGATCTACAAAGATGTACCACTCAGTCATCCATATTATCAGCCCATCATGAATTTGACGCAAGCAGGGATCGTAAGCGGAGGGGCGAATCAAAAATTCAATCCTGACGCACCGATCACACGAATTCAGATGGCGAAAATATTGGACTTAGCATTCGGTTTTCGACTGACTGATCGACCAGGCGGCTTCCATGACCTTTATTTGGATCATTGGGGTTTTGTTCATGCGCATGTGTTGCTTGAGAATGGTATAGCAAAAGGCGATGACGGTATTTTTATGCCCAATAAACGAGTTACACGCGCGCATTATGCGGAGTTTTTGAGCCGTTCATTGAAAGTAGGCGTTACGCCTGTGGAAACAGAAAAAGTGAGCAAGGCGCAAGTACTGAATCTTCTGTACCGTACACCAGCTGAAGTAGAAGGTGTGATGATCAGAGGGTTCCTAGCGAATAAGAAGTTCAGTGAAATTCGTTCGCAATTACTGCCATATGCCACTGCTAGATTTGCAGATATTCAGATGAAGCGCGATTATCCGTATGTGTGTTTCGCGTGCGATACATCGTTCTTCCCGTATTATGTATCGGAATTGTCGGTTCGTCTCCAGTATTCGCAACCGAGCAAAGATAAACTGGTCGTCAACACAATTTTACTAGATTCACCGGGACCAGTTTCGGGTGGAGCTTTCGTTGACTATATATTTAAAAAAGAAAGTGGCAAATGGAAGATACATGATTTGAAATATACGGGAATCGGCAAGCGTAATTTTGAGCTGACAAAGGACGAAGTGAAGCAGATTTTGCGTTATGACTATTCGTATCAAGACCCTGCTTACATTACGATTCATTTCGTCTCCGAGTCAACAGCCACTGGCACAGATCAGAAAAGCGGAGAAAAATATACGTATAAAAAATACAAATTCACGGTTCAGACAGATCAAGGTCTTGATACGGTCGTAGTGAATTCAGACAGCGGTTATTACGAATATTGA
- a CDS encoding S-layer homology domain-containing protein yields MEIIVNQIETISKIQRLYVTSILVKAFDLPRYNFQSMKNPFKDIHVSQSHSENILILYKLGITTGTTPNTFGINTDVTRGQAAKLMEVTEEMKPSMVTLEAKDVGLDEIEGVIWKTDTDLYESVMVYGKPGYTKTKIQLIPLNEGKGTLNVSGSMLNGASIYIKYHVQVEEVLGVLKLPGFAKSISIDVQEMYGIINISTLTIFEGQWGP; encoded by the coding sequence GTGGAAATAATAGTAAATCAAATTGAAACTATATCCAAAATTCAACGTCTATACGTTACTTCAATTCTTGTAAAAGCATTTGATTTACCACGCTACAATTTTCAGAGCATGAAAAATCCGTTCAAAGATATTCATGTTTCACAATCGCACAGTGAAAATATCTTGATCCTTTATAAATTAGGAATTACTACAGGGACTACACCTAACACATTCGGCATAAATACAGATGTGACAAGAGGACAGGCCGCTAAATTAATGGAAGTCACAGAAGAAATGAAGCCGTCAATGGTCACATTAGAGGCTAAAGATGTTGGATTGGATGAAATTGAAGGTGTTATATGGAAGACAGATACAGATTTATATGAATCAGTTATGGTCTATGGAAAGCCAGGCTATACTAAAACAAAAATTCAACTTATTCCACTAAATGAGGGAAAAGGCACACTTAATGTGTCGGGCAGTATGTTAAATGGAGCTTCGATATATATAAAATACCACGTTCAAGTGGAAGAAGTGTTGGGCGTCTTGAAACTGCCTGGTTTCGCGAAAAGCATAAGCATAGACGTTCAAGAAATGTACGGCATCATCAACATCTCTACATTAACAATTTTTGAAGGTCAATGGGGTCCGTAA